The Aedes aegypti strain LVP_AGWG chromosome 3, AaegL5.0 Primary Assembly, whole genome shotgun sequence genome contains a region encoding:
- the LOC5575320 gene encoding extensin isoform X3, producing MIRPHFDPPLDYQQQQQLQQQQAAAQQQQISKIVSSPPPTIVGTPNGTTMCVAKLLVGLDHAPMSFNVRHRIIGDGGTNLNYIRQETGAMVSLRGRGSLAIEPQTGQEAPEPLQLCIEHPTLDGLQSAKQLAKNLIETLQEELNLFQENIVPKQNYQVIQQPTLVQTTQVPQMPPMIRAQHVAQPNGIIHQPPPPVLPPQGFIQHAQSQPPPPQIIQQPPTIIQSHVPMQLHSQPSNVVISQIQTAPQITNVSNPPPGTQIRPPMMHLKNAGPPHMSQPPPNIQLTQTAEAPQQILVNQAPPYQVQYIQQNPSIQTSSAPHQTGQVTIQHVIQPQPQPIQGIVQTTMPPPQFDQFQRPPQGQQIIAVQGSTAFMVPPPNIIHQTVAPQPQNQIIVQSQPIITHPPPNSIPQELVQTTMQPTIAQSASLGPPPMAQVPMLVNNAEDKKPGEMQIKQDLVKLEEGPPPGTIIQQITKPTVIPVSSMPGIPLSQPPPPIMSVPPPTVQHIVGNTIITSQANPPISHAIPQQIYSQIPVSIQSFQPAPQQIHMNGSTHFVVNAPHPWPPSGPTNPPPQIQQVPVSSMQNIQFTTQTMRNPNEFQIISQPTIISAAEYRPPPQQQHIITTSSFNPQLQPPPGVQVFHTVPPPTQQIITSIPNPQPQTQIIEAPPHPVPPPHPAATHQIITTPVPPPPPPFTTTVQYSAPHEPKPMTIDVQQHQMHGMRSGQKRKHPDEEILKNIPPKMGMG from the exons ATGATTCGACCGCATTTTGATCCACCGTTGGATTAtcaacagcagcaacagctGCAGCAACAACAGGCGGCTGCACAACAACAGCAAATATCCAAAATCGTCAGCAGTCCGCCGCCGACAATCGTTGGCACACCAAATGGGACAACAATGTGCGTGGCGAAACTACTGGTCGGGTTGGACCACGCTCCGATGTCATTTAACGTTCGACACAGGATAATCGGAGATGGTGGAACTAATCTGAACTACATCCGCCAGGAAACTGGGGCTATGGTTTCGCTTCGAGGCAGAGGCTCGCTTGCTATCGAACCACAAACCGGACAGGAAGCTCCCGAGCCGTTGCAATTATGTATTGAGCATCCCAC GTTGGATGGATTGCAAAGTGCGAAACAGCTAGCCAAAAATCTCATTGAGACTCTCCAAGAAGAGCTAAATCTGTTTCAGGAAAACATTGTCCCGAAACAAAATTATCAAGTTATTCAACAACCGACGCTAGTCCAAACTACTCAGGTACCCCAAATGCCTCCGATGATCCGTGCTCAGCATGTAGCTCAACCTAATGGAATAATTCATCAGCCGCCGCCACCTGTGTTACCGCCCCAAGGATTCATTCAGCATGCCCAAAGTCAACCTCCCCCTCCTCAAATCATCCAACAACCACCTACCATTATCCAATCCCACGTTCCAATGCAGCTGCATTCACAGCCAAGCAATGTGGTCATCTCTCAAATCCAAACTGCACCACAGATTACCAACGTCAGTAATCCTCCCCCTGGAACACAGATTAGGCCTCCTATGATGCACCTGAAAAATGCAGGTCCGCCACATATGTCTCAGCCACCCCCCAATATTCAGCTGACTCAAACAGCAGAAGCTCCACAGCAAATATTGGTTAATCAAGCACCGCCATATCAGGTGCAATATATCCAACAAAATCCTTCAATCCAGACTAGTAGTGCTCCACATCAAACCGGACAGGTTACAATCCAACATGTCATACAACCCCAACCTCAGCCGATACAAGGAATAGTTCAAACTACTATGCCTCCTCCGCAGTTCGACCAATTTCAAAGGCCCCCTCAAGGTCAGCAGATAATTGCCGTGCAAGGTAGTACGGCTTTTATGGTTCCTCCACCAAATATAATCCATCAAACAGTAGCCCCACAACCACAAAATCAAATCATTGTTCAGTCTCAACCTATTATAACACATCCACCTCCAAACTCAATTCCACAAGAACTTGTACAAACGACTATGCAACCTACAATTGCACAATCGGCCTCCCTTGGACCACCTCCCATGGCTCAAGTTCCGATGCTAGTTAATAACGCCGAGGATAAGAAACCCGGCGAAATGCAAATCAAGCAGGATCTTGTAAAACTCGAAGAAGGCCCGCCTCCTGGAACCATAATTCAGCAAATAACCAAGCCAACTGTGATCCCTGTGTCCTCGATGCCAGGTATTCCGCTTAGTCAACCTCCACCGCCAATAATGTCGGTTCCGCCGCCAACCGTACAGCACATCGTGGGGAATACGATTATCACTTCCCAGGCAAATCCTCCCATAAGTCATGCTATTCCACAGCAAATTTACAGTCAGATACCCGTGTCGATACAATCGTTCCAACCTGCGCCGCAACAAATACACATGAATGGAAGCACTCACTTTGTCGTAAATGCCCCGCACCCGTGGCCACCGAGTGGGCCCACCAATCCGCCCCCGCAGATCCAACAGGTGCCGGTAAGCTCCATGCAGAATATTCAGTTCACGACGCAAACCATGCGCAATCCGAACGAATTTCAAATCATCAGCCAACCAACGATCATCAGTGCCGCAGAATATCGGCCACCGCCGCAACAGCAGCATATTATCACGACCAGTTCATTTAATCCTCAATTGCAACCCCCACCAG GAGTGCAAGTGTTCCATACCGTCCCACCACCAACCCAGCAGATCATTACTAGCATACCTAATCCACAACCCCAGACGCAAATAATCGAAGCTCCGCCGCATCCGGTGCCCCCACCGCACCCGGCAGCAACGCATCAGATTATAACCACACCGGTGCCTCCGCCACCGCCTCCATTCACCACCACGGTGCAGTACTCGGCACCACATGAGCCAAAG CCAATGACAATTGACGTACAACAACACCAGATGCATGGCATGCGGTCTGGCCAGAAACGCAAACATCCAGatgaggaaatcctgaaaaatataCCTCCCAAAATGGGGATGGG